The DNA window acagtTGCGGATACGCAATGCTCACATCCTGCTGGCACTGCACATTGTTGCGATTGATGCACATAAGAAATGCAATCGGGCCAACTGCAATTTCGTAAATCGAAGGAAAAATTTCCTAGCCGCATCAACATCGCATTTCGTCTCCGGCAGAGAGGCAATCAAACATGGCAGGAAAACTGCAGCTGGAAAACAGTTGTTGACTGTTTGCCGGCATCGCCTATATCTCCATCACCGTGATGTTGATGATCATCATCGTCTCCACCTCGCAACAGTGCACAACATCGGAACGTCATCATCGCGTGGAGAAACAAGTGGAGGAGAGCAATGAGGACATCTCCTCGTCATCGTCACTTTTATACTGCTGTTTTGTCGCATCCACTGAGCTTATAAGCATCCGCTCGTCATATGCGTGGAAGCGTATCAGGGGATCTACACAGCGCGAAAACTAGGTGATCATGCAGTTAATGATCggtacatttttaattatataatctCTATTTCAAATAACACCAAATATACGGAAGCGGACTATATTTCCtttccaaataaaaaacgcttacctaaaatatatattaatgtaGCTTATAGTTTAAAGCCTCTTATATGTTTACCCACTTTTTCTCACAGTGCCTGGGCTCGTATCTGAACGTACTACTGCAAAGGCTTGTTTATTTGCTGGCAAAATTGTGAAATAATGTGCTGCAATCAATTCCCAATACGGTGCTCCGTGACCTCTAGCCCCTCTTCATATGCGGCAATCCCTCACTTTTCCCTTTGGAAAAGCcggggaaagcgggaaaaacgGTGTGCAGTGAAGTGTTTTGAAGTGGCAGCTGCCACAGAgccaactgcaactgccacaaCTGCATTGGTTGCCCCACGCCTCTTATCATCACTTGATTTACCGCCCCcactttcccatttcccacgTTTTCTTCCGTATCGGAGGTAACATGTTTGTGATGAATATGTTTAcatcaataacaaaaactcCACTATGGCGCATCAATAATGAAGCCTTGCTCTGACTCCGCTTAACAAAATTCCCATTCGCTCCATCCACCGAGCAGGCAAACCCCCTTTTGAACACGTCAAAATGAGTTTACTTTGTGGTTTCGATGGCTGCGATTGGAAACTGCTTCCGCGGAGTATGCAGTATCGAGTTTGGAGTACCGAGTACATTCATccacacacagatacatagAGTTCTTGACGTCCtcaacacaaaaacaacagtACCAATGGCAACAGGGATTACGTTGGGATTGCAGCAACCACTTGATATTTTGAAAGTGAATACGTCCACAGTCCGATCGGAGATTTGGTATCAGCGGAGATTAGGGGTTGCTTAGTGCTGGATGCGGAGACATGGAATTCATTTCTAATTAATAAACATGTGTGGTTAATTTCACCAGAGAATAATGCTAGGAAAACATTGAGCAAGAAGCCCTACCAAGCAGGACTTAAACagcaaatgtaaaatgtaaatgtaaatgcaagagaatgcatttaaaagagaatataaaaaaagtaatGAGCAATTCGAACCAGGCGTGCTTTCCTAGCAACAAACTCGAACTGGTTCAAACTAAATATATGGCAACCCATATTCAGatagtatatataatatttaaatctgTGTTTGATAAATTCCTACAATAATATTCCTAGAAAAGGAGCCCTCGACATTAAGCTTTACTAACAAAACAATGTATCTTGTCAGTTAAATATTACAAGCCATATAGGACACACACGCTTACACCAATATATTTTAGTCCGGCAATTAGTTCTAGCCCTTTCGAAGATCAAAACTACACCTACTTACAAACAAGAATGGACGGGGACCAAGTGAGGGGCATCCTAAAGTCGGGGAACAATAGTGCGCAATTTAGCCTCAAGGCGGCCAAATTCGATGAGGTCAACATACTGGCCACGTTCCACCCAGTTGGAAAGGACTACGGCCACATGATCATCGACGAACCGAAGACCCCTTTCGTCTTTGAGGACGATTTGCCAAAAGAATTGGATACAACTGCCCTGATCGAAAAGCTGCGACTGACTTCAAAGTCAGAAATGCCGGCATTTGGCATCGACGGAGACTCGGAGGAATCCTCGGCGGACGAAGACTATCCCGAATCTGTGGAGGAAAAAGTGCGAAGGATGGAGTTTGAGAGGCGTCGTAAATTGCACTACAAGGAGTTCTATTCGGTGCCACTGGCTCGACGTCTTATAGCCGAGGAGTTTGCCGATTTGACCAGTGCGGAGAGTAGTATTCACTGCGAAAGAGTAGGGGAGTCTTGTGAGGCATGCAGTGAAAGTAATCAAACAATCGACGGCGAAGGGAGCAACTTGACAAAAACCAAATCCTCATATTCTGTCAGTCAATCCGATGAAAGGTTATCAGATCATTCTGAGCCCGAGCCAGGTTTCTCCCCCAACCATCATTGCTACCAAAAACTGAAGGCCGAGCTCTTCAGCAAACAAGAGCCCGAGGAATTGGCCTCTTTAACTCACTTGCATCGCCTGCCATCGGTCGTCGACGATGAACCAAGCCGCGAGCCTCGGGTCCCATACCCTTCTGTCATACCGTTTCAAAGAAATACCCTACAGGACAACGAGACTTCACGAAAAACATCGACCGAAAAGTCGGCTCCTGCTCGTATATGTAAATCCAACCCCGATAAGCGTGGTGGAACTTCTAAGAAAGAGACCCGCTAAATCATTCCATCATTTACACCACGTAGAGGTCttcaaaattttaaagtttatttgaACAATCTTGTACACAGAAAATGATTTGGGATTAAAACTATTGTGagctttataaatatttaaatttcaagttAACAGAATGTATCTACACCCGTTACTTgtaagtaaagtaaaagggtatagtAGATTGgttgaaaagtgtgtaacTGGTAGATGGAAGCGTTTCCAATCATATAACACCGTTCGTCGGTTTGTGCGTCtctccgtccgtatgaacgtctttttatacccgttattaTACTATATCTAGTTAGTAGCTagttaaaaattattaaaattagaAGGAACTTTTTCTGATCCTATAAAAGGTATGCATTATTAATCAGTATCAATAGTCGTGTCGATCTGtccatgttcgtctgtccgcATAATACCAGAAACTAAAAAAGCTAGATTGGAATGCCGTTTTCAGAaaaagacgcagcgcaagttaaTTTCCTGATgttgacacgcccactctaaaccagacatttgacatttttaaaagttttttttatttcttctcCCAATTTCCATCgatatataccatatatttATCAATTTCTTGTTCGCACTTCCTCTAGCCGAGTAAATGATTTATGATAGTCGGATATAGCGTTCTTCCTTATTTTCTTTCtattataaaagaaaacatatttaaaaaataagaacTTTTCTCAGAATTTCTCTTTGCAAACTACAGGATAAGGTTTTGTAATTACTTCATCACAAAAAGTGTCTCTAATAATTTTCGGTCATTCCAGTCCTAATTGTGCCCTGTCTAAGCTGATTAGAAAATTTCAGGAAAATTCCAAATATCATTGGGAAGGCTAATTGCTAGGATGCCGATATGATTAGCCCTCTAACCTTCAGTTGCTCCATCTATTATTACTTTGCCACCGAAGGTTCACTGGTGTaaggaatatttaattacacaaTGCCCTGACGGTAATCACCATTTGGCCAAATCCAGATACAAGTTTGTCCAATAActtattttggcattttgcttCGTGATTGAAAATTCCTTTTGACAGTCCAGGCAGCCGAAGAGTTTTCCTTCCGGCCAATTGCTTTTATTCTGATTTTATCCTCTGGTCATTCTAGTTGTGAAGAAAACTGATTTCTGGTCTTTAAGATAATTCCTCGAATATTACAAGTGCAAAAGCACTAGaaataattatgcaaaatgtttaatttagcCATTAAATGCCGTAGCAGTtcagttttattattattaagctTTGGTCTAATCGTTTCGCAAATGAAAGGACAACACAAAACCGGATGGTGGTTGTGTGAAGTGTCATGAATATTTATAGGGGCCATGTTATCATTGAATAGATTTCAATTAGATTTATTTGCGAATACTTTCGGAGAAGAAAATGAGTAAAGGAAAAGAAGTTAGGTAATGTTGAAAttgtaaatacaaattaaacgTTAAGGTCAAGTATTTCATAAGGAGACTGTGGGTCATAAGACGACAGGTTAAGCATGCCTTTGTCAATATGTAAACTATAATTGTACAATTGTTTCGTAGCATTTGAGAACTTATTTCAATATtgacaattttattaaatgcaCTGGC is part of the Drosophila yakuba strain Tai18E2 chromosome 2R, Prin_Dyak_Tai18E2_2.1, whole genome shotgun sequence genome and encodes:
- the LOC6529475 gene encoding protein phosphatase inhibitor 2 gives rise to the protein MDGDQVRGILKSGNNSAQFSLKAAKFDEVNILATFHPVGKDYGHMIIDEPKTPFVFEDDLPKELDTTALIEKLRLTSKSEMPAFGIDGDSEESSADEDYPESVEEKVRRMEFERRRKLHYKEFYSVPLARRLIAEEFADLTSAESSIHCERVGESCEACSESNQTIDGEGSNLTKTKSSYSVSQSDERLSDHSEPEPGFSPNHHCYQKLKAELFSKQEPEELASLTHLHRLPSVVDDEPSREPRVPYPSVIPFQRNTLQDNETSRKTSTEKSAPARICKSNPDKRGGTSKKETR